A window from Leifsonia shinshuensis encodes these proteins:
- a CDS encoding cell wall-binding repeat-containing protein yields MNRALTFAVAAAAALAVIAPAPAFAATAGSERRATVAAVTAPAPATADPGSASPSDATPPALPQLHRRSAGSFAGAAAKLAPEVAKAVQRDLDISPAEYLARAAAAQDGDALVDALRARTGARVAATLDGTALTVYASDARTADLARQAGATAVVGSAPQHPVAPLTLHPLAGEVYGGEPYLIPATAGSYRCSAGFPGFALATGAPQLLSAGHCAMAGSSATYELSMPGGPYVTTGSDGTAVGPLGAWIPGAVQFGNYGDSSLMSLTAGHSSQPSALTWGGGAGAPTATAPMTVTSVAAAVVGAPLCKSGSTTGWTCGTVLDTDTTVYVQDEQGTHTVNSIIASTCADHGDSGGAALIGNAAVGVVSAGPDVACSDPDYYTAFYPMASSTGGSSVTSRYASTWEPAVSVSATVAVTSLPATNRVSQGGVISGTISGATPGTTVRLQLANEATARVATVVNGAWSVSLVGAPTGATTFTARAAYGTYSLGAAVSGPLSIVPIPTQRVAGSDRFTTSVQIAQQAYPTTADVVYVATGLNYPDALSAGPAAAKQGGPLLLVGYTLSDAVRSEILSLQPKKIVIVGGVNAVPPAVEDSLQQVGQQLSATVSRVAGVDRFDTSQRLATLAFGGSIPSAYVATGTNFPDALAAGAAAGAHGAPVLLVNGGAGGIDAGTTAFLNAKGTTSVMVVGGPTVVTPGVASGLAANGRTVTRYYGGDRFETAEAVGRGAFPTFTTAYLANGFGFPDALAGSALAASKGAPLFTTNGSCVPRSVLGDLAAQNTGMVYLLGGTSVLSPGLQSLPAC; encoded by the coding sequence GTGAATCGAGCACTCACTTTCGCCGTGGCGGCCGCTGCGGCGTTGGCCGTCATCGCGCCGGCGCCGGCGTTCGCCGCGACGGCCGGGTCCGAGCGCCGAGCGACGGTCGCCGCGGTCACCGCGCCGGCTCCGGCGACGGCCGATCCGGGCAGCGCCTCGCCCTCGGACGCCACGCCGCCCGCTCTGCCCCAGCTGCACCGCCGCTCGGCCGGATCGTTTGCGGGAGCCGCGGCGAAGCTGGCCCCGGAGGTGGCGAAGGCCGTCCAGCGCGACCTGGACATCTCCCCGGCCGAGTACCTGGCACGCGCAGCAGCGGCCCAGGACGGCGACGCCCTGGTCGATGCCCTGCGCGCGCGGACCGGCGCCCGCGTCGCCGCCACCCTCGATGGCACCGCTCTGACCGTCTACGCCTCCGACGCGCGAACCGCCGACCTCGCGCGACAGGCCGGGGCGACCGCGGTGGTCGGCTCGGCTCCGCAGCATCCGGTGGCCCCGCTGACGCTGCACCCCCTCGCGGGTGAGGTGTACGGCGGGGAGCCGTACCTGATCCCGGCGACAGCCGGCAGCTACCGCTGCTCGGCCGGATTCCCCGGCTTCGCCCTGGCGACCGGAGCGCCGCAGCTGCTGTCCGCGGGCCACTGCGCGATGGCGGGCTCCAGCGCCACCTACGAGCTCTCCATGCCGGGCGGTCCGTACGTGACGACAGGCTCCGACGGCACGGCCGTCGGACCGCTGGGGGCCTGGATCCCCGGTGCCGTCCAGTTCGGGAACTACGGCGACTCGTCCCTCATGTCGCTCACGGCCGGCCACTCCTCGCAGCCGTCCGCCCTCACCTGGGGCGGCGGAGCCGGGGCTCCGACCGCGACAGCGCCCATGACGGTCACCAGCGTGGCGGCGGCCGTGGTCGGCGCTCCGCTCTGCAAGAGCGGCTCGACCACGGGATGGACGTGCGGCACGGTCCTCGACACCGACACCACGGTCTACGTTCAGGACGAGCAGGGCACGCACACCGTGAACTCGATCATCGCGTCGACCTGCGCGGACCACGGCGACAGCGGCGGCGCTGCCCTCATCGGGAACGCGGCCGTGGGTGTCGTCTCCGCCGGACCGGACGTGGCCTGCTCCGACCCCGACTACTACACCGCGTTCTACCCGATGGCGTCGTCCACGGGCGGCTCGAGCGTGACCTCGCGCTACGCCTCCACCTGGGAGCCCGCGGTCTCCGTGTCCGCGACCGTCGCCGTCACCTCGCTGCCCGCGACGAACCGCGTGTCGCAGGGCGGCGTGATCTCGGGGACGATCAGCGGCGCGACCCCCGGGACCACGGTCCGTCTCCAGCTCGCGAACGAGGCCACCGCCCGCGTCGCGACGGTCGTGAACGGCGCCTGGTCCGTCTCCCTGGTCGGCGCCCCGACCGGCGCCACGACCTTCACCGCGCGCGCCGCGTACGGCACCTACTCGCTCGGAGCCGCCGTCTCCGGCCCGTTGTCGATCGTGCCGATCCCGACCCAGCGGGTGGCCGGCTCCGACCGCTTCACGACGAGCGTGCAGATCGCCCAGCAGGCCTACCCCACCACCGCGGACGTCGTCTACGTCGCGACCGGCCTCAACTACCCGGACGCACTGAGCGCTGGTCCGGCCGCTGCGAAGCAGGGCGGACCGCTGCTGCTCGTCGGGTACACGCTCTCGGACGCTGTCCGCAGCGAGATCCTGTCGCTCCAACCGAAGAAGATCGTCATCGTCGGCGGCGTCAACGCCGTACCGCCCGCGGTCGAGGATTCGCTCCAGCAGGTGGGACAGCAGCTCAGCGCCACCGTGTCGCGCGTCGCCGGCGTCGACCGCTTCGACACCTCCCAGCGGCTGGCCACCCTCGCGTTCGGTGGCTCGATCCCCTCCGCGTACGTCGCGACCGGCACGAACTTCCCCGACGCCCTCGCGGCGGGTGCGGCCGCGGGTGCGCACGGCGCACCGGTCCTCCTCGTGAACGGCGGCGCCGGAGGGATCGACGCCGGCACCACCGCCTTCCTCAACGCGAAGGGCACCACGTCGGTCATGGTCGTCGGAGGTCCGACGGTCGTCACACCGGGCGTGGCCTCGGGCCTCGCGGCCAACGGCCGCACGGTCACGCGGTACTACGGCGGGGACCGCTTCGAGACGGCGGAGGCCGTCGGGCGCGGCGCCTTCCCCACCTTCACGACGGCCTATCTCGCCAATGGCTTCGGGTTCCCCGACGCGCTGGCGGGCTCCGCGCTGGCGGCGAGCAAGGGCGCGCCGCTGTTCACCACCAACGGCAGCTGCGTGCCACGCTCGGTCCTCGGCGATCTGGCCGCGCAGAACACCGGAATGGTCTACCTTCTGGGCGGGACGTCCGTGCTGAGCCCGGGCCTGCAATCCCTCCCCGCCTGCTGA
- the rfbD gene encoding dTDP-4-dehydrorhamnose reductase: MTRYLIAGAAGMLGRDLQKALAGHDVTALARADLDVTDRDAVLAAVEGHDVVLNASAYTKVDDAETHEDEAYAINALGTENLAIAAARNGARFVTVSTDYVFDGHATSPYAEDTPRDPINAYGRTKAAGEELALAAHPSGAFVVRTAWLYGADGPNFAKTMVKLAGSHETVSVVDDQLGQPTWTGDLAARIVELVGSDAPAGIYHGTNSGQATWFEFARAVFAEAGLDPERVTPTDSSTFVRPAARPSYSVLGHDAWAAAGLAPLRPWREALSDATRAGLFA, encoded by the coding sequence ATGACGCGCTACCTGATCGCCGGCGCGGCCGGCATGCTCGGCCGAGACCTGCAGAAGGCCCTCGCCGGGCACGACGTCACCGCGCTCGCCCGCGCGGACCTCGACGTGACCGACCGCGATGCCGTCCTCGCCGCCGTCGAGGGCCACGACGTCGTCCTCAACGCCTCCGCCTACACGAAGGTGGACGACGCCGAGACGCACGAGGACGAGGCCTACGCGATCAACGCGCTCGGCACCGAGAACCTCGCCATCGCGGCCGCCCGGAACGGCGCCCGGTTCGTGACCGTGTCCACCGACTACGTGTTCGACGGTCACGCGACCTCCCCCTACGCCGAGGACACCCCGCGCGACCCCATCAACGCCTACGGCCGCACCAAGGCCGCCGGCGAGGAGCTGGCGCTCGCAGCGCATCCGTCCGGCGCCTTCGTGGTCCGCACGGCCTGGCTCTACGGCGCCGACGGCCCGAACTTCGCCAAGACGATGGTGAAGCTCGCGGGCAGCCACGAGACCGTCAGCGTGGTGGACGACCAGCTCGGCCAGCCGACCTGGACCGGCGACCTCGCCGCCCGGATCGTCGAGCTGGTCGGGTCGGACGCCCCGGCGGGGATCTATCACGGCACGAATTCCGGCCAGGCGACCTGGTTCGAGTTCGCCCGGGCGGTCTTCGCGGAGGCCGGTCTCGACCCCGAGCGCGTCACGCCCACGGACAGCTCCACGTTCGTGCGCCCCGCGGCGCGTCCGTCGTACTCGGTGCTCGGCCACGACGCCTGGGCCGCGGCCGGGCTCGCGCCGCTGCGCCCCTGGCGGGAGGCCCTCTCCGACGCCACGCGCGCGGGTCTGTTCGCTTAA
- the rfbB gene encoding dTDP-glucose 4,6-dehydratase has product MKILVTGGAGFIGSNFVRRTLQDAYPGLEGAEVVVLDALTYSGNLANLAPVADSPRYTFVKGDIRDGGLLDELFPTVDAVVHFAAESHVDRSVRDASIFVETNVLGTQQLLDAALRNNLKRFVHVSTDEVYGSIAEGSWAEDRPLEPNSPYSASKAGSDLLARSYFRTHGLNLSITRCSNNYGPYHFPEKVIPLFVTNLIDDKHVPLYGEGNNIRDWLHVDDHTRGIAMVLVNGRAGEIYNIGGGTELTNKELTQLLLDATGKDWSYVDRVADRLGHDLRYSVDISKIRSELGYEPLVPFQQGLADVVQWYRDNRAWWEPLKARAALDN; this is encoded by the coding sequence ATGAAGATTCTCGTCACCGGCGGCGCCGGTTTCATCGGCTCCAACTTCGTCCGCCGTACCCTGCAGGACGCCTACCCCGGCCTCGAGGGCGCCGAGGTCGTCGTGCTCGACGCGCTGACGTACTCCGGCAACCTGGCCAACCTGGCGCCCGTGGCGGACTCGCCGCGCTACACGTTCGTGAAGGGCGACATCCGTGACGGCGGCCTGCTCGACGAGCTCTTCCCCACCGTGGATGCGGTGGTGCACTTCGCCGCGGAGTCGCACGTCGACCGCTCGGTGCGCGACGCCTCGATCTTCGTCGAGACCAACGTGCTCGGCACGCAGCAGCTGCTCGACGCGGCGCTGCGCAACAACCTGAAGCGCTTCGTCCACGTCTCCACCGACGAGGTCTACGGCTCGATCGCCGAGGGCTCCTGGGCCGAGGACCGCCCGCTCGAGCCGAACTCGCCCTACTCCGCGTCGAAGGCCGGAAGCGACCTGCTCGCCCGCAGCTACTTCCGCACGCACGGCCTCAACCTCTCGATCACGCGCTGCTCGAACAACTACGGGCCGTACCACTTCCCCGAGAAGGTCATCCCGCTGTTCGTCACGAACCTGATCGACGACAAGCACGTTCCGCTCTACGGCGAGGGCAACAACATCCGCGACTGGCTGCACGTCGACGACCACACCCGCGGCATCGCGATGGTGCTGGTGAACGGCCGCGCCGGCGAGATCTACAACATCGGCGGCGGAACCGAGCTCACCAACAAGGAGCTGACCCAGCTGCTGCTCGACGCGACCGGCAAGGACTGGTCGTACGTCGACCGCGTCGCCGACCGCCTCGGTCACGACCTCCGCTACTCGGTCGACATCTCGAAGATCCGCTCCGAGCTCGGGTACGAGCCGCTCGTCCCGTTCCAGCAGGGTCTGGCCGACGTGGTGCAGTGGTACCGCGACAACCGCGCCTGGTGGGAGCCGCTGAAGGCCCGCGCGGCGCTCGACAACTGA